The following proteins are co-located in the Stieleria sp. JC731 genome:
- a CDS encoding 7-carboxy-7-deazaguanine synthase QueE, translating into MGKTQVSHAPANSTRGRPTGDVDPNEHSTGSVSTGRQNQRAPRLNEQNPLEDNTTKSLFVSETFFSRQGEGKLTGTPSFFIRTSGCNLRCWFCDTPYASWSPSGETQSIGQILEAAHASGAKHVVLTGGEPLLPSAIGDLCDALQQSGFHLTIETAGTIDKPIRCDLLSLSPKLASSTPNPVDHPRWSQLHESRRMPIGVMKRLIEAAKDYQLKFVVASAEQFDEVETIVSQLCSRPNHVYIMPQGVTTKEMDDALEWLKPIAESHGYVYCDRMQIRWFGNRRGT; encoded by the coding sequence TTGGGTAAAACACAAGTGTCGCACGCCCCGGCTAACTCGACCAGGGGACGCCCAACTGGCGATGTCGATCCAAACGAGCACTCGACTGGATCGGTCTCAACCGGTCGGCAAAACCAACGTGCGCCACGGCTAAATGAGCAGAATCCGCTCGAAGACAACACGACGAAATCGTTGTTCGTCAGCGAGACTTTTTTTAGCCGTCAAGGGGAAGGAAAGCTTACCGGAACGCCAAGTTTTTTCATCCGCACCAGTGGGTGTAATCTTCGTTGCTGGTTCTGTGATACCCCCTATGCGTCTTGGAGCCCCAGCGGAGAAACGCAGTCCATCGGACAGATCCTCGAAGCGGCACATGCGAGTGGTGCCAAGCACGTCGTCTTGACTGGCGGGGAGCCTCTGCTGCCGTCGGCCATCGGAGACCTTTGCGATGCGCTGCAGCAGAGTGGATTTCACTTGACAATCGAAACCGCAGGAACCATCGATAAGCCGATCCGTTGCGACCTGCTTTCGTTAAGTCCTAAGCTGGCCAGCAGCACTCCGAATCCGGTCGATCATCCGCGTTGGAGCCAGTTGCACGAATCACGACGAATGCCGATCGGCGTCATGAAACGTTTGATTGAGGCGGCGAAAGACTATCAGCTGAAGTTCGTCGTCGCTTCGGCAGAACAGTTTGACGAAGTCGAAACGATCGTGTCGCAATTGTGCTCTCGTCCAAACCATGTCTACATCATGCCGCAAGGCGTAACGACAAAGGAAATGGACGACGCGCTCGAGTGGCTCAAACCGATCGCCGAATCGCATGGCTACGTTTATTGCGATCGCATGCAGATTCGATGGTTCGGAAACCGACGCGGCACCTAA
- a CDS encoding Kelch repeat-containing protein: MIRRCFSSRYGLTSLMALTVALLIGRAADAHMAWLGSTPEGEVIFWFGESTEDRTYHLPERIAKIAIRKSSSSSPIAMSTVETDDLHGLKSDKAIGKADEYFGTATYGLYHGMKLTYHVEHLPQSSPADWPTVVRDDAKLQTVIRGETADSISVTVLADGKPLENTKVSLYGAHGEVKATADTDGKGQVKFSADKMTQGLNAVLVGVTTKNIEGELDGESYQSTADYLTSTFYFEGTDAGPKTERVMDRPTEESSVKAELKSSGLADLPEELTSFGAAYCDGKIYVYGGHTGEAHSYSIDEQSDRLWSLDLTDNDAQWTKLASGPRLQGLALVPYKDSLIRIGGFTAMNKTGDEHKLVSQTSVAKFDPASGKWSDLPALPEPRSSFDAAVMGDKVYVIGGWKLDGTEEGQQWHQSAYSLDLSDSNAQWQALQQPPFQRRALSVAAFDGKIYAVGGMRSERGPTTEVSVYDAANDKWSEGPSIPGGGMSGFGSSSFACSGHLFVTSMDGGLHMLSADGDAWETLTTTDPARFFHRMIPIAKDQMLMIGGANMEIGKFTEVQTIQLSGL; the protein is encoded by the coding sequence ATGATTCGACGTTGTTTTTCCTCGCGATACGGCCTGACTTCGCTGATGGCTCTGACCGTCGCGTTGCTGATCGGCCGCGCCGCCGATGCTCATATGGCGTGGCTCGGTTCGACTCCCGAAGGCGAGGTGATCTTTTGGTTTGGCGAATCAACCGAGGACCGCACGTACCATCTGCCCGAGCGAATTGCAAAGATCGCGATCCGAAAAAGCAGTTCGTCGTCACCAATCGCGATGTCGACGGTTGAGACAGATGACCTGCACGGTTTGAAAAGCGATAAAGCGATTGGAAAGGCCGACGAGTATTTCGGGACGGCAACCTACGGACTTTATCATGGCATGAAGCTAACCTATCACGTCGAACATCTACCGCAATCAAGTCCTGCAGACTGGCCGACCGTAGTTCGCGACGACGCTAAGTTGCAAACGGTGATTCGTGGTGAAACTGCTGATTCAATTTCAGTCACGGTGCTTGCAGATGGTAAGCCACTGGAAAACACAAAAGTAAGCCTTTATGGCGCCCACGGCGAAGTGAAGGCGACTGCGGATACCGATGGCAAGGGCCAGGTAAAGTTCAGCGCCGATAAGATGACACAAGGTCTCAATGCGGTGTTGGTCGGTGTGACCACAAAAAACATCGAAGGTGAACTCGATGGCGAGAGTTACCAAAGCACTGCCGACTATCTGACATCGACATTCTATTTCGAAGGCACCGACGCCGGCCCCAAAACCGAACGCGTCATGGATCGTCCTACCGAAGAGTCTTCCGTGAAAGCGGAATTGAAGTCTTCAGGGCTTGCTGACTTGCCAGAAGAGTTGACCAGTTTTGGAGCGGCCTATTGCGATGGCAAAATCTATGTCTACGGCGGTCACACCGGAGAAGCCCACTCTTACTCGATCGATGAACAATCCGATCGCCTCTGGAGCTTGGATCTAACCGACAACGATGCTCAGTGGACCAAACTTGCTTCCGGTCCACGTTTGCAGGGCCTCGCGTTGGTTCCTTACAAAGACTCGTTGATTCGAATCGGCGGTTTCACCGCAATGAACAAAACCGGAGACGAGCACAAGCTTGTCTCGCAAACCAGCGTTGCCAAGTTTGATCCGGCTTCGGGCAAATGGTCCGATCTGCCGGCTCTTCCCGAGCCACGGTCTTCGTTTGATGCCGCCGTAATGGGAGACAAGGTCTATGTCATCGGCGGATGGAAACTTGACGGCACCGAAGAAGGCCAACAGTGGCACCAGTCGGCATACAGTTTGGACCTGTCCGACTCGAATGCTCAGTGGCAAGCACTTCAACAACCGCCATTTCAGCGTCGTGCCCTCAGCGTTGCTGCGTTCGATGGAAAGATCTATGCGGTTGGCGGCATGCGTTCAGAACGCGGACCAACCACAGAAGTCTCCGTGTATGACGCTGCAAACGACAAGTGGTCCGAAGGGCCGTCGATCCCCGGCGGCGGAATGTCAGGCTTTGGCAGTTCTTCTTTCGCTTGCTCGGGCCATCTTTTCGTCACATCAATGGATGGTGGGCTGCACATGCTCAGTGCTGATGGCGACGCCTGGGAAACGCTGACGACGACCGATCCGGCTCGATTTTTTCACCGCATGATCCCAATCGCAAAGGACCAGATGTTGATGATCGGCGGGGCAAATATGGAAATCGGAAAATTCACCGAGGTCCAAACGATTCAGCTATCTGGACTATAG
- a CDS encoding DUF1559 domain-containing protein, whose protein sequence is MIGLKTSQRAETFHHRHGFTLVELLVVIAIIGMLVGLLMPAVQAAREAARRMSCSNNMKQIGLAMHNYNDVHRKLPPSALGVRIGGTEREPVQAAGLTGWVSILPYVENQALYDEFDFEYSAWDPINAEPAKKTPEVYRCPSVPYPDGSGALEGYSSYALSTGTKKYRNELHNGAIVDAMNVFRGERVNAGIDPNRSWMHWINIADISASDGTSMTLLAGEYGRQVRDTSNLPFPYPGGGGESFGQWAVSYPYHSTASVFGKFNAYHISILDIPSYESFRSQHAGGVQFVLADGSVRFLTEFVDATVLGNLASRNDGKVLNGDPW, encoded by the coding sequence ATGATCGGATTGAAAACTTCGCAGCGTGCTGAAACATTCCACCATCGGCACGGATTCACATTGGTCGAACTGTTGGTCGTCATCGCGATCATCGGGATGCTAGTCGGACTACTGATGCCAGCTGTCCAGGCGGCTCGTGAAGCGGCCCGACGCATGTCCTGTTCGAACAACATGAAGCAAATCGGATTGGCAATGCATAACTACAACGACGTGCATCGCAAATTGCCACCGAGTGCTCTTGGTGTGCGAATCGGTGGGACGGAACGTGAACCGGTACAGGCGGCAGGGCTGACGGGATGGGTTTCGATTTTGCCTTATGTCGAGAATCAAGCGTTGTATGACGAGTTCGATTTCGAGTACAGCGCATGGGACCCGATCAATGCGGAACCGGCAAAGAAGACACCCGAAGTCTATCGCTGTCCTTCAGTCCCCTATCCCGATGGAAGCGGCGCGCTGGAAGGCTATTCCAGCTACGCACTTTCCACCGGAACGAAAAAGTACCGCAACGAGCTGCACAACGGTGCGATCGTTGATGCGATGAACGTGTTTCGAGGCGAACGTGTGAACGCGGGAATTGATCCGAATCGTTCTTGGATGCACTGGATCAATATCGCTGATATCAGCGCGTCAGATGGGACCTCAATGACGTTGCTGGCGGGTGAGTATGGCCGCCAGGTCCGTGACACCAGCAATCTGCCATTTCCTTACCCAGGCGGTGGTGGAGAGTCTTTCGGACAGTGGGCGGTCAGCTACCCGTATCATTCGACTGCTTCGGTATTTGGCAAATTCAATGCCTATCACATCTCCATCTTGGACATCCCTTCCTACGAATCCTTTCGCAGTCAACACGCTGGCGGTGTCCAATTCGTTTTGGCCGACGGCAGTGTTCGCTTCCTGACGGAATTTGTTGATGCGACGGTACTCGGCAATCTTGCTTCGCGCAACGATGGCAAGGTTCTAAATGGAGACCCTTGGTGA
- a CDS encoding PEP-CTERM sorting domain-containing protein (PEP-CTERM proteins occur, often in large numbers, in the proteomes of bacteria that also encode an exosortase, a predicted intramembrane cysteine proteinase. The presence of a PEP-CTERM domain at a protein's C-terminus predicts cleavage within the sorting domain, followed by covalent anchoring to some some component of the (usually Gram-negative) cell surface. Many PEP-CTERM proteins exhibit an unusual sequence composition that includes large numbers of potential glycosylation sites. Expression of one such protein has been shown restore the ability of a bacterium to form floc, a type of biofilm.), producing the protein MARHQPSKRVKGAATASAVGRLTTRLSTGNLPMGLSLRLSVRPILGLIGAFLVSTAVKADIYAPGDSVPDTSSEVFGWLRGDAGSTYSGWDLFENNTSPNDPIAGYTDVTPDAPGQFGDVASFTVSPGSIATGSGNIYSPFAALSFYSIVPTGTAGSNTRIVAQFRSIGELDYDSILLSASTGTAGTIAPTMMKETGRGVGGGGGFSGESVDYLALWDISDSQAEYRIDFATPAPHVSLDQFHVDSFTSNTAFVSPTAIPEPSSFAAIGMIGGLLTLRRRRRKTADR; encoded by the coding sequence ATGGCCCGGCACCAACCCAGCAAGCGAGTTAAAGGCGCGGCGACCGCAAGTGCGGTTGGCCGACTGACCACTCGACTTTCAACTGGGAACCTCCCTATGGGCCTTAGCCTGCGTCTATCTGTACGTCCGATCCTTGGCTTGATCGGAGCCTTCTTGGTTTCAACCGCCGTAAAAGCGGACATTTACGCACCCGGTGATTCGGTTCCCGATACCAGCAGCGAAGTCTTCGGATGGCTGCGTGGAGACGCGGGCAGCACCTACAGCGGCTGGGATCTTTTTGAAAACAACACGAGCCCGAACGATCCAATTGCTGGATACACCGACGTCACGCCCGATGCCCCTGGACAATTCGGCGATGTCGCTTCGTTTACGGTTAGCCCCGGATCGATCGCGACCGGAAGCGGAAACATCTATTCACCTTTCGCGGCACTGTCGTTCTACAGCATCGTGCCAACGGGAACGGCCGGATCGAATACACGAATCGTTGCGCAGTTCCGTTCGATTGGCGAACTCGACTATGACTCGATTTTGCTTTCCGCCAGCACTGGAACTGCGGGCACGATCGCACCGACCATGATGAAGGAAACCGGGCGTGGAGTCGGTGGCGGTGGCGGCTTCTCTGGCGAGAGCGTCGACTACCTGGCGCTTTGGGACATTTCTGATAGCCAAGCAGAGTACCGAATCGATTTCGCGACACCGGCTCCCCACGTGTCACTGGATCAATTCCACGTCGATTCGTTCACATCGAACACTGCGTTTGTCTCGCCAACCGCTATTCCTGAGCCCAGTTCGTTTGCCGCGATCGGCATGATCGGTGGGCTACTGACCCTGCGTCGTCGTCGCCGGAAAACGGCCGATCGCTAA